A window of Rhododendron vialii isolate Sample 1 chromosome 13a, ASM3025357v1 contains these coding sequences:
- the LOC131314817 gene encoding WUSCHEL-related homeobox 3-like codes for MPSSSSRWCPTPEQVRILEEMYRGGIRNPNPSQIQQITAHLSLYGKIEGKNVFYWFQNHKARDRQRLRKKLIIRHQQPQNHHHHLLHYLGSPSPPPPPVLPQLFHYNNSSGFLPQICNDTAKWRVDDHLPDQRREMDKYYATVMRTNGSDWRMMMMLDVAPTSTTTPPCCNIVNNTKPLKTLELFPITATGLNDKCTTSLLDSSSN; via the exons ATGCCTTCATCATCATCAAGGTGGTGTCCAACCCCAGAACAGGTGAGGATATTGGAGGAGATGTACAGAGGTGGAATCAGGAATCCTAACCCGTCCCAGATACAGCAGATCACAGCCCACCTCTCTCTCTACGGCAAGATTGAAGGCAAGAATGTGTTTTACTGGTTTCAGAACCACAAAGCAAGAGATAGACAGAGGCTTAGGAAGAAGTTGATCATCCGCCACCAGCAACcacaaaaccaccaccaccaccttcttcACTACCTTGggtctccttctcctcctcctccgcctgtTCTTCCGCAACTTTTCCATTACAATAACTCTTCCGGCTTTCTTCCTCAG ATCTGTAATGACACGGCGAAGTGGAGGGTGGATGATCATCTTCCAGATCAAAGGCGCGAGATGGACAAGTACTACGCCACGGTCATGAGAACGAACGGTAGTGATtggaggatgatgatgatgctgGATGTGGCTCCGACTAGTACTACTACTCCTCCTTGTTGCAATATTGTTAATAACACTAAGccactcaaaaccctagaactCTTCCCCATCACAGCCACTGGTCTCAACGACAAGTGCACCACTTCCCTCCTTGATTCCTCATCCAATTAA
- the LOC131314815 gene encoding putative respiratory burst oxidase homolog protein H — translation MDNADQMAKGESEKWILESIEIDKMANVPFDDDEQPSTVSRNTSKKSFTRNASSLKNKNRVPSPTVPKMERSQSGAVKGLKTLRFLDRMTTGKEGDAWRSVEKRFHQLATVGRLPRDKFGACVGMGDSKEFAVEVFDALARRKGIDVTNGINLQELREFWEDMSSQCLDARLGIFFDMCDKNGDGKLSEEEVKEVIAMSASANKLSNLKQHAATYAALIMEELDPDQLGYIEIWQLETLLRGMVSSEETNKMENRTQMENNTQTLTRTMIPKQYRTPVSKFLSKTSEKFLESWKKIWVLTWWLTINLILFVWKFNQNKRKDSFQVLGYCLCIAKGSAETLKFNMALILLPVCRRTLTKLRETFLGKFIPFDDNINFHKLIALAIAIWTCIHTLMHVTCNYPRITSCPHDEFNQILGPAFSYKQPNYQGLLQSTPGATGILMIILMAFTFTLATRSFRRNVVKLPWPIHQLAGFNAFWYAHHLLVIVYALLIIHRNFLFLTQWYNDTTWMYVMIPIILYAGERSLTSVPDRSYRVSIIKAIVYTTNALALYMSKPPGFKYQSGMYIFVKCPDVASFEWHPFSITSAPGDDYLSVHIRALGDWTTELKNQFAQVCDPPSTQPRSGSLVRMETKARSKASSKLDDTEARFPKILIKGPYGAPAQNFKKYDILLLIGLGIGATPMISILKDLLNHMKQSDSNKVKEEEHPLEENKKGPERAYFYWVTREQGSFDWFRGVMDDIADYDQNNVIEMHNYLTSVYEEGDARSALIARVQSLQHAKNGVDVVSESRTRTHFARPNWKKVFSQLVNTHPSSRIGVFYCGSSALTKPLQKLCQEFSLNSSTRFHFHKENF, via the exons ATGGACAATGCAGATCAAATGGCCAAAGGGGAATCAGAGAAATGGATTCTCGAAAGCATTGAGATTGACAAAATGGCAAATGTgcccttcgacgatgatgagcaGCCAAGCACGGTGTCAAGAAACACAAGTAAAAAATCTTTCACAAGGAACGCAAGTAGTctaaaaaacaagaacagaGTTCCTAGTCCCACTGTCCCTAAAATGGAAAGGTCGCAATCAGGGGCCGTAAAAGGGCTCAAAACCCTTAGGTTCCTCGATAGGATGACCACAGGAAAAGAAGGGGATGCGTGGAGGTCTGTAGAGAAACGGTTCCATCAACTTGCAACGGTTGGGAGACTCCCTAGGGACAAATTCGGAGCCTGCGTTG GGATGGGAGATAGCAAGGAATTCGCGGTGGAGGTATTTGATGCCTTGGCAAGGCGTAAGGGGATCGATGTAACCAATGGTATAAATCTTCAAGAATTGAGAGAGTTCTGGGAAGACATGTCGAGCCAATGCCTAGATGCACGACTCGGGATATTTTTCGACAT GTGTGACAAGAATGGTGATGGGAAGCTCTCAGAAGAGGAAGTTAAGGAG GTGATAGCAATGAGTGCCTCTGCGAATAAGCTATCGAATCTCAAGCAACATGCCGCAACCTATGCAGCTTTAATCATGGAGGAGCTTGATCCCGACCAATTAGGATATATTGAG ATATGGCAGCTTGAAACTCTACTAAGAGGTATGGTGAGCTCCgaagaaaccaacaaaatggAGAACCGTACGCAAATGGAGAACAATACGCAGACACTCACAAGAACCATGATTCCCAAGCAATACAGAACCCCCGTAAGCAAATTCCTATCTAAAACCTCAGAAAAATTCCTTGAGAGCTGGAAGAAGATATGGGTCCTCACGTGGTGGTTAACCATAAACTTAATCCTCTTTGTTTGGAAGTTCAACCAGAACAAACGCAAAGATTCATTCCAAGTCTTGGGTTATTGCCTTTGCATCGCCAAAGGTTCCGCCGAAACTCTGAAGTTCAATATGGCTCTTATTCTCCTTCCAGTATGCAGAAGAACCCTAACAAAGCTCAGAGAAACATTCCTGGGTAAGTTCATCCCTTTCGACGACAACATTAACTTCCACAAGTTAATTGCATTGGCGATTGCTATATGGACTTGCATCCACACATTAATGCATGTCACTTGCAATTACCCAAGAATAACGTCTTGTCCTCATGATGAGTTCAACCAAATTCTTGGACCTGCGTTCAGTTACAAGCAGCCGAATTACCAGGGCCTCCTTCAGAGTACTCCGGGCGCAACGGGGATTTTAATGATCATTTTGATGGCTTTTACGTTCACACTAGCAACGCGTTCATTCAGAAGGAACGTTGTCAAATTGCCTTGGCCCATCCACCAGTTGGCAGGGTTTAATGCTTTTTGGTACGCCCATCATTTATTGGTCATCGTCTACGCCCTCCTGATCATTCATCGCAACTTCTTATTTCTCACCCAGTGGTACAACGACACG ACATGGATGTACGTAATGATCCCAATTATTCTTTATGCCGGAGAGCGAAGTCTTACATCAGTTCCGGATCGCAGTTATCGGGTCAGCATCATCAAG GCTATAGTATACACAACAAATGCTCTAGCACTATATATGAGCAAACCTCCAGGATTCAAGTACCAAAGTGGAATGTACATCTTTGTCAAGTGCCcagatgtggcaagttttgaatG GCATCCCTTCTCAATAACTTCTGCGCCAGGAGATGACTACTTGAGTGTCCACATCCGTGCCTTGGGAGACTGGACTACAGAGCTTAAAAACCAATTTGCACAG GTCTGTGACCCTCCATCAACACAACCAAGAAGTGGTAGTCTAGTTAGAATGGAAACTAAAGCAAGGTCTAAAGCAAGCTCAAAACTTGACGATACAGAAGCAAG ATTTccaaagattctcatcaaaggTCCATATGGAGCACCCGCTCAAAACTTCAAGAAGTATGACATTCTCCTCCTCATTGGCCTGGGAATTGGAGCAACTCCAATGATCAGCATCCTCAAAGATCTTCTAAACCACATGAAGCAAAGTGACAGTAACAAA GTCAAGGAAGAAGAACATCCACTTGAGGAGAATAAGAAAGGTCCAGAAAGAGCTTATTTCTATTGGGTAACAAGGGAACAAGGCTCATTTGATTGGTTCAGAGGTGTCATGGATGATATTGCAGACTATGACCAAAAT AATGTAATAGAAATGCATAACTACCTGACTAGTGTGTATGAAGAAGGAGATGCACGATCTGCACTCATTGCCAGGGTGCAGTCTCTGCAGCATGCTAAAAATGGAGTTGACGTTGTCTCAGAAAGTCGG ACAAGAACACATTTTGCAAGACCCAACTGGAAGAAAGTGTTCTCTCAATTAGTAAATACCCACCCATCCTCACGAATTG GTGTCTTCTACTGTGGAAGCTCTGCACTTACCAAACCACTACAGAAGCTTTGCCAGGAGTTTAGCCTAAACTCATCCACCCGTTTCCATTTCCACAAGGAAAACTTCTAG